Proteins co-encoded in one Dyella japonica A8 genomic window:
- a CDS encoding copper resistance D family protein: protein MALLVDIFGYLSVILHGFVIVTQSMTLGGLLFLMLLLHPLSPRLPQGDVLEQRVVRLTRWSAWGLLLSELATTALQVSVLMSTVDLSFANVMQASFAVAGSIKILCALAIALGLGRRSMAQPLPRVLLLLVGLLELVAATATTHAYARLDHNALLMAVEGLHQFGAAIWIGAIPCFVLVLRHLQDTDGLTLVGARFSRMSMIGVACILLSGITMWIFYVGDVQGFYGTAYGVMVGAKVAMFIGLLGLGLGNFLVTERLRKGANASVIRLRRFAEVEIGIGFTIFFAAASLTSVPPAVDLTTDRVSLHEIAERNAPAWPRLSSPDHDTLAISQLQTQLDREAARDHQVAQSATTPGSGVIPPRNAEDIAWSEYNHHWAGIFVLLIGFMALLGRAGAGWAKHWPLLFLAMAGFLLIRSDPEVWPLGQEGWWIAWRDVEVAQHRFFVLLIILFGAFEWSVRTGRLKSERAAMVFPLLVAVGGAMLLTHSHQISNVKDQMLIELTHTPLALAGVAAGWARWLELRLPGRGGRIAGYVWPACFMLIGVILLWYREA from the coding sequence GTGGCCCTGCTTGTCGACATTTTCGGGTACCTCAGCGTCATCCTGCATGGCTTCGTCATCGTCACCCAATCGATGACGTTGGGGGGATTGCTGTTCCTCATGCTTCTGCTGCACCCGCTATCGCCCCGTCTCCCGCAGGGCGACGTGCTCGAGCAACGCGTCGTGCGCCTCACGCGTTGGAGCGCCTGGGGCTTGCTGCTGTCGGAACTGGCGACCACTGCGCTGCAGGTGTCGGTATTGATGTCGACGGTGGACCTGTCCTTCGCGAACGTCATGCAGGCATCGTTCGCGGTGGCGGGCAGCATCAAGATCCTGTGTGCGCTGGCCATCGCGCTTGGCCTGGGCCGGCGCAGCATGGCGCAACCGCTTCCGCGCGTACTCCTGCTGCTGGTCGGCCTGCTTGAACTTGTCGCGGCCACGGCCACCACGCACGCCTACGCGCGCCTGGACCACAACGCCTTGCTAATGGCCGTGGAAGGCCTGCACCAGTTCGGTGCCGCGATATGGATCGGCGCCATCCCCTGCTTCGTGCTGGTGTTGCGCCATCTGCAGGATACTGATGGCCTGACCCTGGTCGGTGCGCGCTTCTCGCGCATGTCGATGATCGGCGTGGCCTGCATCCTGCTGTCGGGCATCACCATGTGGATCTTCTACGTGGGCGATGTGCAGGGTTTCTACGGGACCGCCTACGGTGTGATGGTCGGGGCCAAGGTGGCGATGTTCATCGGCCTGCTGGGCCTGGGGCTGGGCAACTTCCTCGTCACCGAGCGGCTGCGCAAAGGCGCCAACGCTTCCGTGATCCGCCTGCGCCGCTTCGCCGAGGTGGAGATCGGCATCGGCTTCACCATCTTCTTCGCGGCCGCGTCGCTGACCTCGGTGCCGCCCGCGGTGGACCTGACCACCGACCGCGTATCGCTGCACGAGATCGCCGAACGCAACGCACCCGCGTGGCCGCGACTAAGTTCGCCAGACCACGACACACTCGCCATCTCGCAATTGCAGACACAACTTGACCGTGAAGCGGCACGCGACCATCAGGTCGCCCAGTCGGCCACCACGCCCGGCTCCGGCGTCATTCCGCCGCGCAACGCCGAGGACATCGCGTGGTCGGAGTACAACCACCACTGGGCGGGCATCTTCGTGCTGCTGATCGGCTTCATGGCTTTGCTCGGGCGTGCGGGCGCGGGATGGGCCAAGCACTGGCCGTTGCTGTTCCTGGCCATGGCCGGCTTTCTGCTGATCCGCTCGGACCCGGAAGTGTGGCCATTGGGACAGGAGGGCTGGTGGATCGCGTGGCGCGATGTAGAAGTGGCGCAGCACCGTTTCTTCGTGCTGCTGATCATCCTGTTCGGCGCGTTCGAGTGGTCAGTACGCACCGGGCGCCTCAAGAGCGAACGCGCGGCCATGGTGTTTCCGCTGCTGGTGGCGGTGGGCGGCGCCATGCTGCTCACCCACAGTCACCAGATTTCCAACGTGAAAGACCAGATGCTGATCGAGCTGACCCATACGCCGCTGGCGCTCGCCGGTGTCGCCGCCGGCTGGGCCCGGTGGCTCGAATTGCGGCTGCCAGGGCGTGGCGGCCGCATCGCGGGTTACGTGTGGCCGGCGTGCTTCATGCTGATCGGCGTGATTTTGCTGTGGTATCGCGAGGCTTGA
- a CDS encoding copper resistance CopC family protein, translating to MQLNHRVAIAILALAVSINASAHAILTDSTPKPNGSVPAGHLALMLKYNSKIDQARSRLILIAPDKSETPLAITANTGKPNELDSAADLKPGAYTIRWQALALDGHITRGDLPFTVTAAP from the coding sequence ATGCAGCTCAACCATCGTGTCGCGATTGCCATCCTCGCCCTTGCCGTCAGCATCAATGCCAGCGCCCACGCCATCCTCACCGACAGCACGCCCAAGCCCAACGGCAGCGTGCCGGCGGGTCACCTGGCGCTGATGCTGAAATACAACAGCAAGATCGACCAGGCGCGTTCGCGGTTGATACTCATCGCCCCTGACAAGAGTGAGACGCCGCTCGCCATCACCGCCAACACCGGCAAGCCCAACGAACTGGACAGCGCGGCCGACCTGAAGCCAGGCGCCTACACCATTCGCTGGCAGGCGCTGGCGCTGGATGGACACATCACGCGCGGCGACCTGCCTTTTACCGTGACGGCTGCGCCGTAA
- a CDS encoding MMPL family transporter — protein sequence MFKAIHKGLVVTVDRSGRHHYTVLLLAALFVVLSLWGASKHLSIDTDSDHLFSDKLPWRQQSLAFARQFPQFSDTLTAVVSAPTPEEARIAAQALNAKLVADKEHFRSSSTPGISPFFNREGLLLLPQDELESTLDSMLQAQPLLGPLAKDPSARGLFKGLDLMVEGVRRGFAEDLSSYDAALGNVAQTMEDAAAGKNAPLSWQALLTPDLVNSNGGQEFILIHPVLDHAALEPGQAATETMLRLANELPEVTSGRVRINYTGSVPLADEEFASLTDRAGPIAIGSSLLLVFWLVLALGTWRLIVPVVITLVVGLTYTLGFAALAVGRLNLVSVAFAVLFVGLAVDFGIQFGVRLHARQYSDRTFDDSLHETANRVVSQVGLAALATACGFLAFAPTDFTGVAELGIIAGAGMLLALICTLTVLPALLRLLSKGSPHAEVALPGGTAADDWLNRQRKAVLVLFGVLGAVGIWCAITIPFDANPLHTKRADTEAMRTLTSLMDDPNTNPFTMDVLAKDLPSAKTLSERLGKLPEVAQVVSGVDFVPTGQDDKLNQLQQASDLMYAVLNPGEKVAPPSANDMREAAKDTSEGIASVTDKLPANSPLRRIGKALAVLSHGTDQQMATANQALTQFLPYTLHQLADSLSAEPITMQSLPDDLKRDWFAPDGRVRVQVTPTTKAQSTAGLRDFVKTVQQVAPDAAGSAVDTIKAADTILIAFREAAVYATVAIAIVLMLVLRRVRDAGLVLATLLMSALLTALLARLFGISINFANIIALPLLLGVGVSFNVYFVMNWRHGVHHFLGSPTARAILFSALTTGTAFGSLAIARHPGTASMGTVLLLSLLAVLLSTFAFLPAMLYSIGHCKQPISQP from the coding sequence GTGTTCAAAGCGATTCACAAAGGACTGGTTGTCACGGTGGACCGCAGCGGTCGCCACCACTACACCGTGCTGTTGCTGGCGGCGCTGTTCGTGGTGCTTAGCCTGTGGGGCGCCTCGAAGCACCTGAGCATCGATACCGACTCCGATCACCTGTTCTCCGACAAACTGCCGTGGCGACAGCAAAGTCTCGCCTTCGCACGGCAGTTCCCCCAGTTCAGCGACACGCTTACCGCCGTGGTGAGCGCACCCACGCCCGAAGAAGCCCGCATCGCGGCGCAGGCGTTGAACGCCAAGCTGGTGGCCGACAAGGAACACTTCCGCTCGTCCTCCACACCCGGCATCAGCCCCTTCTTCAATCGCGAAGGCCTGCTGTTGCTGCCGCAGGACGAACTGGAAAGCACACTGGACAGCATGCTCCAGGCGCAGCCATTACTGGGACCGCTGGCGAAGGATCCTTCCGCGCGCGGCCTGTTCAAGGGCCTGGACTTGATGGTGGAGGGTGTGCGCCGTGGGTTTGCGGAGGACCTGTCCTCCTATGACGCCGCACTCGGCAACGTGGCGCAGACCATGGAAGATGCTGCGGCGGGCAAGAATGCGCCGCTGTCCTGGCAGGCCCTGCTCACGCCGGATCTGGTGAACAGCAACGGAGGACAGGAATTCATCCTGATCCATCCAGTGCTCGACCACGCCGCCCTCGAACCTGGGCAGGCCGCCACCGAGACGATGCTGCGGCTGGCCAACGAACTGCCCGAAGTGACATCCGGACGCGTGCGCATCAATTACACCGGCTCGGTGCCACTGGCCGACGAAGAGTTCGCCTCGCTCACCGACCGTGCCGGCCCCATCGCCATCGGCAGCAGCCTGTTGCTGGTGTTCTGGCTGGTGCTGGCGCTGGGCACCTGGCGACTGATCGTGCCGGTGGTCATCACCCTGGTCGTCGGCCTCACTTATACGCTGGGTTTCGCGGCACTCGCGGTAGGACGCCTCAACCTGGTATCGGTCGCGTTCGCGGTGTTGTTCGTGGGACTTGCCGTGGATTTCGGCATCCAGTTCGGCGTGCGCCTGCATGCCCGCCAGTACAGCGACCGCACCTTCGACGACTCGCTGCATGAAACCGCCAACCGCGTGGTCAGCCAGGTCGGCCTGGCCGCGCTCGCCACGGCCTGTGGCTTCCTGGCCTTCGCACCCACCGATTTCACCGGCGTGGCGGAACTGGGCATCATCGCCGGCGCGGGCATGCTGCTCGCACTCATCTGCACGCTGACCGTATTGCCTGCCCTGCTGCGCCTGTTGTCGAAGGGATCGCCGCACGCGGAAGTGGCGCTACCGGGCGGCACCGCGGCCGATGACTGGCTGAACCGCCAGCGCAAGGCCGTGCTGGTGCTATTCGGCGTGCTCGGCGCCGTCGGCATCTGGTGTGCGATCACCATTCCTTTCGACGCCAATCCGCTGCACACCAAACGCGCGGACACCGAGGCGATGCGCACGCTCACCTCGCTGATGGATGACCCGAACACCAACCCGTTCACCATGGACGTGCTGGCCAAAGACCTGCCCTCCGCCAAGACGCTCAGTGAACGCCTCGGCAAGCTGCCGGAAGTGGCGCAGGTGGTTTCGGGTGTCGACTTCGTGCCCACGGGGCAGGACGACAAGCTCAACCAGCTGCAACAGGCGTCCGACCTGATGTATGCGGTGTTGAACCCGGGTGAGAAGGTCGCCCCGCCCAGCGCCAACGACATGCGCGAGGCCGCAAAGGACACCAGCGAAGGCATCGCCAGCGTGACGGACAAGCTGCCGGCGAACTCCCCGCTGCGCCGCATCGGCAAGGCACTGGCCGTGCTGTCCCATGGCACCGACCAGCAGATGGCAACGGCCAACCAGGCGCTGACGCAGTTCCTGCCCTACACGCTCCACCAGCTCGCCGATTCGCTCTCGGCCGAGCCCATCACCATGCAGAGCCTGCCGGATGATCTCAAGCGCGACTGGTTCGCTCCAGACGGCCGCGTGCGCGTGCAGGTGACGCCAACCACCAAGGCACAAAGCACGGCCGGCCTGCGCGATTTCGTCAAAACGGTGCAACAGGTCGCGCCCGACGCTGCCGGCTCTGCCGTCGATACCATCAAGGCGGCCGATACCATCCTCATCGCCTTCCGCGAGGCGGCCGTGTATGCCACCGTGGCCATCGCCATCGTGCTGATGCTGGTGCTGCGCCGCGTGCGCGATGCCGGGCTGGTGCTGGCCACGCTGCTCATGTCGGCCCTGCTCACCGCCCTGCTGGCGCGGCTGTTCGGCATATCCATCAACTTCGCCAACATCATCGCGTTGCCGCTGTTGCTGGGCGTGGGTGTCTCGTTCAACGTCTATTTCGTGATGAACTGGCGTCACGGCGTGCATCACTTCCTGGGTTCACCCACCGCGCGCGCCATCCTGTTCTCCGCACTCACCACCGGCACCGCCTTTGGCAGCCTCGCCATTGCGCGCCACCCCGGCACGGCCAGCATGGGCACGGTGCTGCTGCTCAGCCTGCTCGCGGTGCTGCTGTCCACCTTTGCATTCCTGCCCGCCATGCTTTACTCGATTGGGCACTGCAAGCAGCCGATCAGCCAACCCTGA